The nucleotide window GGAACAGGGTGTAGATCATGAACCGGTTGCCGCAGTGGATGGGGTCCTGATTACGCAGGTCCAGGACCACCACGTTTTCGTAGGTCGTGGCATTATCCTTCAGCATCTGCTTGAAATCGTTTTCTTCTTTGAAATAGAAGTCGATCCTTTCCTTGACGTCAGGGACTTTCATGATCTCTTCAGCAGTGTTGATGCGGCAATATTCGATCATGTCCAGCATGAGCTGGTAGTTGCTGATGCGAAAATCCCTGTGCCGACCGAGACCGGTTCTCGGGTCCATGATGTAGCCAAGCAGTATCCAGCCGGTGGGATTGGTGATTTCGTCAACTGTCAGGTTGGCCGAGTCCACCTTGTCCACGGCTTCCATCAGTCCCTTGAATGAATCCGGGAACTTGTCTGCTCCATAGTATTCATAGATGACCCGCGCACAGCTGGGCAGCGGCTTGCTCGCTCCCTCGAATTCGATGTCTCCGAGCCGCTCCTGTTCGCTGGTGTGGTGGTCGAACCACAACCCGCACCCCTCGACGTAGGGGACATTGGCCAGCACATCCTTGCGCGTGACCTCGACTTTGCCGTCCTGCAAATCCTTGGGATGCGCGAAAAGGTAATCGTCGATGATGCCCATGTGTTTGAGCAGGGTAGCGCATGCAAGGCCGTCGAAATCGGAGCGGGTGACCAGTCTCATCTTAGAATCCCCGTAATGTCAGCGTGTTAGGTGGAAAGCAGTTTCCCGAAAGACTATTTCATCCAATGAAATATTCATACGTATTCATGCAATTTTTGTCAAAATCGAGTTTCATGGTTTTTATCCTTTCCGTGTAAGAGCTTCCGCCCGGAGCCGACGGAGCACTTGGCCGGACTCCCGGCCCCGGTTCCTGTCTTCCGGGTTCAGGCGGACCTGGAGTATGGACGCGAGGTCCGCAGCGGCGCTGCCTTCGAAATCCAGGCCGTGATCGGCCCGGACAAGCCTGAAGAGAGGAGCCAGGGTCCCGGAGAGGTGGGTGTCCATGAGCAGGTCCACCCTGGTTCCCGGCCGCAGTTCGTCGTACCGGGCGGCGACCATGTGCCATTTTGCCGCCTTCATGCCGGCGACCTTGAGGTTGTTGGGCAGCCGTAGGCGGATCGTCAATTCCTCAGCAAGGCGGATGCCCGCATGGTCATGGCCGTGATGCCGGGGAAGCTTGTTTTTCGGCGTCAACGTCTTGCCCAGATCATGGCAGAGTCCCATCCAGACCCGCAGTTCATTGCCAGCAAGGGAATCCATGATTCGGCAGGTGTGCTCCAGGACGTCGGAATCGTGGTGGGCGGGCGGTCCGGCCGCCATTTCTGCGGCTTTCTCCAGTTCGCCGAACCACGGGGAGAGGCAGTTGGTTTCATTCAGCAACCGCAGGAAGTTGCCGGGGGAGGGCGCATTGAGCGCCTTGCGCACCTCGCTGCCCACCCGGTCAGCCGGGAGCGAGGACAACAGACCCGTGTCGGATACCCGGGTCATGGCATTTTTCAATTCATCATGGGGGGTGAAGTCCGGGAGCTGAGCAAAAAAACGCGCGGCCCGGAATACTCGCAAGGGATCGTCCCGGAACGAATGGTCCGAAGCTGGGCGGAGGATGCGGTTTCGCAGGTCCTCAAGCCCCTGGGGATGGCAGAGCAGATTGCCGTCGTCGTCAAGCAGTTGCGCGTTGACAGTCAAGTCCCTGGATCGTAATTCTTCAGTCAGGGAGTGAGCGCGCGGAAAGGAAAACTCTGTCCGGAACAGCCAGAAGACGGGAAAAGCCTGGCCAACCTCCTGAGCCTCGGGAAAGGCGCGAAGAAATTCATCTCGCGTGCAGTCCGTCACCAGATAGTCCCGGTCGGTAAGGTCTCTGCCGAGCAGGAGATCGCGGACCGCGCCGCCCACAAGATAGAATCGCATGATCATGACTTTAGCATAAGGTAACCCATGCTTCCAGCTGGAAATTTTATCTCGGGTATTACGCCCGACGACGTGTCCGCCCTGCATCCGTCCTGGGCCGATGATGTCCAGTCCCATGGCCCGTGGATTCAGGACGGTGAGATGTGGAGGGGCGCGTCTACCGGCATCACGGCCATTGTCGCCGTGGATACCTGCGAAACCACAATGGAGACGGTCCGCGGGCTCGTGGAATCCGAAGTGTTGGGCGATTGGGGGGCCTTGGTCAGCGGGGTGCAGACCGGGGGCCGGGGGCAGTTGCGCAGGCCGTGGGCGTCGCTGCCGGGCAACCTGCATGCCTCGATCGCCCTGCCGGATGCACCGGTCAGGGGAGAGTGGGCCGAAGCACTTGCGCCGCTTCTGCCCCTGGTTGTCGGATACGTGGTCTGCAGCGTGCTGGAGGAGCAGGCCGCAGGCCTGAAGATCAAGTGGCCCAACGATATCCTGCAGGACGGACGCAAGGTCGGCGGCATGCTCATAGAAGAGCGCAACGGTAAATCTATTCTTGGTTTGGGGCTGAATCTCGCAGGTTTTCCGCCTGAAGAGGAATTGCGTGAAGATCATTCGGTCCCGGCTGCAAAAATGGCAATTCCATACCCCTCCGGTGGTCCATTGACCCTGCTCGAACGCCTTGTAAACCGTGGGAAAAGCGTGTATGAAATCATGCTCGACGAGATTCCACCCACCCGATTTATCGCTATGGTCGAGAGCAGGTTGGCCTGGATGGGAAGAACCATCCGGGTACTGGAAGGTAACGAAGCGCCATACGAGGCGGTCGTGACCGGCCTGTCCCTGGGTGGTGGGCTCGTGGTGCTCCGGGAAGGGGATGAAAAGGTATTGTATTCCGGTTCAATTTCTCCTCTCTAGGCGCTGCCGGATTCGGTGCGGTGTCGGGGAGCCCTTAGTATACATTAGTTTAGGAGATCAGTGAGTTCCATGCCGAAGTCCTTTGAAGAGGTCCTGGAAGAGGTCAGGGGGAAGCGGATTCTTGTCGCCAACCGGGGTATCCCGGCCCGGCGAATCTGTCGTTCCATCACCGAAATGTTCAACGCCAAGGCGATCATGACCGCCACGGACGTGGATAAAACCTCTCCCGCAACCTCCGGTGCCAACGAGTTGCTCATGCTCGGCGCCGATCCGCGCGCCTACCTGGACCTGGACCTTGTCATTCGCGAGGCCAAAGCCAACGATGTGGTGGCCATACATCCGGGTTGGGGATTCGGCGCGGAGGATGACACCTTCCCGGCGAAATGCAAGAAAGCGGGCATCATTTTCATTGGTCCCGAGCAGGAGCCCATGCGCATCCTGGGCAACAAGGTGGCCGTCCGCAAACTGGCCATCGAACAGGACGTGCCCGTTGTGCCCGGTTCCGAAGGGGCCGTCTCCATCCCCGAAGCCCGCGAGATCGCCAAGCAGATCGGTTTCCCGGTCATGCTCAAGGCCGAAGGCGGCGGCGGTGGGCGCGGCATCTACGAGGTGTACCAGGAGGAGGACCTTGAGAACGCCTTTGCCAAGGCTTCGGCACTGGCCCAGGCTTCTTTCGGCAATCCCCGCCTGTATGTTGAGAAACTCCTGACTTCGGTCCGTCACATCGAAATTCAGGTCATTTCCGACCACTACGGCAATGTTTTCTGCCTGGACGAGCGCGACTGTTCGGTCCAGCGCAACCACCAGAAGCTGATCGAGATCACGCCTTCCCCGTGGCCCAAGTACACGGAGAAGCTGCGCGCCCAGCTCAAGGAATATTCCCGCCGCCTCGTGTCCGCCGTGGGATATTATTCCCTGGCCACGGTCGAGTTCCTGGTGGACACCAAGGGCACCCCCTATCTCATTGAGGTCAACACCCGATTGCAGGTGGAGCACGGCATCACCGAATGCCGCTACGGCATCGACCTCGTGGAAGAGCAGATCGCCATCGCTTTCGGCGCTGAACTTCGTCTCAGCGAGGAAAAGACCAGGCCCTATCAGTGGGCCATGCAGTGCCGCATCAACTGCGAGGACCCGCAGAAGAACTTCGAACCAAACTCCGGCCGCATCACTCGGTACGTGTCGCCGGGCGGCCAGGGTATCCGCATCGACTCCTGCGTGGGGGACGGATACCGCTTCCCGTCCAATTACGATTCGGCGGCATCACTGCTCATCGCCTACGGCAACTCCTGGGAAAAGGTCGTCGCCCTCATGAAGCGCTCCCTACGCGAGTATATGATCGGCGGCCTGAAGACGACCATTCCCTTCCACAGGAAGATTGTGGATCAGCGTGAATTCATCGAGGCCGATTACGACACCAATTTCGTCCGCCAGCATTATACCGAGCTCATGGACTATTCCGACCGCGAGCCGGATTCCCTGCGCATGGCCCGCCTGGTGGCCGAGATTTCCGCTCTGGGCCACAATACGTACGTCCAGCTCGGTGATTACCGGGGACGTGAGGACAAACGTGTCGGCCGTTTCGAACTCGTGGAAGCCCCGGAGGTCTCCACGTGGTTTGAGCCGCGCTTCACTCGCCAGATGGACCGCGACGCCATTCTCGATACCCTGCGCACGGATCGCGAGGCGGGAATCATCCATATGACGGACACCACCACCCGCGACATCACCCAGTCCAATTCCGGCAACCGTTTCCGTTTGGCCGAAGACCGCATCATCGGTCCCAACCTGGACAAGTGCGGGTTCTTCTCCTTGGAAAATGGCGGCGGGGCGCACTTCCACGTGGCCATGCTGGCCAACATGACCTATCCGTTCACTGAAGCGGCGGAGTGGAACAAGTTCGCTCCCAATACTTTGAAACAGATTTTGATCCGGTCCACCAACGTGCTCGGCTACAAGCCGCAGCCCAAAAACGTCATGCGGCTCACCGGGGAGATGATCAACGAACACTACGAAGTCATTCGTTGTTTCGACTTCCTCAACCATGTCGATAACATGCGGCCGTTCGCCGAGGTGGCCATGAACTCCACCCGGAACATTTTCGAGCCCGCCATCTCCCTGTCCTGGGCCAAGGGCTTCGATGTCGAGCGATACCTGAATGTGACGGATGAGATCGTCAGCATGTGCGCCGAGGCCGGCGGGGTATCGAAAAAGAAGGCCGAGAAGATGATCATCCTCGGTCTCAAGGATATGGCCGGGGTCTGCCCGCCCAGGTTCATGCGCGAGCTGATTACCGCCATCCGCGCCAAGTATCCTGAATTGGTCATTCACAGCCATCGCCATTATACCGATGGTCTCTTCGTGCCGACCATGGGTGCGGCAGCCGAGGCCGGGGCGCATATCGTGGATGTGGCCATCGGCGCGGCGGTACGCTGGTACGGTCAGGGCGAGGTTTTGTCCACCGCCTCGTATATCGAAGACGAGATCGGCCTGAAGACGCACCTGGACAAGGACATGATCCGGGCCACCAATTTCCAGCTCAAGCAGATCATGCCTTATTACGACCGCTACACCGCGCCGTACTTCCAGGGCATCGATCACGACGTGGTCCGTCACGGTATGCCCGGCGGCGCCACGTCATCCTCCCAGGAGGGGGCGCTCAAGCAGGGGTACATCAAGCTGCTGCCGTACATGCTCAAGTTCCTCGAAGGAACCCGCAAGGTCGTCCGGTACCACGACGTCACCCCCGGTTCGCAGATCACCTGGAATACCGCCTTCCTGGCAGTAACCGGCGCGTACAAGCGCGGCGGCGAACGCGAGGTCCGGCGGCTCCTGAACATTCTCGATATCGTCACCCTGTGTTCCGAGTCCGAATTGCACGATCTGGAGCGCGAGGCCCGGCTGGACCTGTATCGCGACTCCAACGACGCCTTCCGCAATCTGCTGCTCGGCAAGTTCGGCAAGCTGCCTCTCGGTTTCCCGGCCGACTGGGTCTATCAGTCCGCATTCGGCAAGGGATGGGAGAATGCCATCGCCGACCGCACCGAGGAGTCTCCGCTGGTGACGCTGGCAGACGTGGATCTGGAAAGCGAAAAGGAAGCCCTGCATGCCCGGTTGCATCGCCAGCCCACCGAGGAAGAGTTCGTCATGTACCTCAACCATCCGGGCGACGCCATCAAGACCATCGAGTTCTGCGAGAAGTTCGGCAACATCAACAACCTGCCCGTGGACGTCTGGTTCGAGGGTTTGGAGAAGGGTGAGGTCCTGAACTTCCAGGGCAACTGCAAGAAGCCGCACAGGATGCGCATCCTGGACATCTCCGAACCGGACGAGAACGGCATGGCCGTTATCCGGTATGTGCTGGACTCCGAGATCATGAGTCATCAGGTCAAGGTGGCGGAGCCGGAGACGGGCGGCAAGGAGTCCACGGAAATGGCCGATCCTGCCAACGAGTTCCATGTCGGTTCACCCAGCAATGGCGACCTGTGGGTCACCCATGTCCGTCCCGGGGATCGCGTCAAGGTGGGCGAGGAGCTGTTCAACATCTCCATCATGAAGCAGGAAAAATCCGTGCTTTCGCCCATAGACGGAACGGTCCGCCGGGTCATCAAGTCCGCCAAATACACCGAGGACAAGAAGATGATCCCGGTGGTGGAAGGGGAGCTCATCGTGGAACTCGGGCCCGATGCCGGAGTTTGCCCCACCTG belongs to Pseudodesulfovibrio portus and includes:
- a CDS encoding exopolyphosphatase; the protein is MRLVTRSDFDGLACATLLKHMGIIDDYLFAHPKDLQDGKVEVTRKDVLANVPYVEGCGLWFDHHTSEQERLGDIEFEGASKPLPSCARVIYEYYGADKFPDSFKGLMEAVDKVDSANLTVDEITNPTGWILLGYIMDPRTGLGRHRDFRISNYQLMLDMIEYCRINTAEEIMKVPDVKERIDFYFKEENDFKQMLKDNATTYENVVVLDLRNQDPIHCGNRFMIYTLFPDCNVSIRIIWGFKKQNVVFTVGHSITNRTSKTDVGKLMLSFGGGGHKAVGTCQVAESEQSETLKKLIDRLNADG
- a CDS encoding pyruvate carboxylase, translated to MPKSFEEVLEEVRGKRILVANRGIPARRICRSITEMFNAKAIMTATDVDKTSPATSGANELLMLGADPRAYLDLDLVIREAKANDVVAIHPGWGFGAEDDTFPAKCKKAGIIFIGPEQEPMRILGNKVAVRKLAIEQDVPVVPGSEGAVSIPEAREIAKQIGFPVMLKAEGGGGGRGIYEVYQEEDLENAFAKASALAQASFGNPRLYVEKLLTSVRHIEIQVISDHYGNVFCLDERDCSVQRNHQKLIEITPSPWPKYTEKLRAQLKEYSRRLVSAVGYYSLATVEFLVDTKGTPYLIEVNTRLQVEHGITECRYGIDLVEEQIAIAFGAELRLSEEKTRPYQWAMQCRINCEDPQKNFEPNSGRITRYVSPGGQGIRIDSCVGDGYRFPSNYDSAASLLIAYGNSWEKVVALMKRSLREYMIGGLKTTIPFHRKIVDQREFIEADYDTNFVRQHYTELMDYSDREPDSLRMARLVAEISALGHNTYVQLGDYRGREDKRVGRFELVEAPEVSTWFEPRFTRQMDRDAILDTLRTDREAGIIHMTDTTTRDITQSNSGNRFRLAEDRIIGPNLDKCGFFSLENGGGAHFHVAMLANMTYPFTEAAEWNKFAPNTLKQILIRSTNVLGYKPQPKNVMRLTGEMINEHYEVIRCFDFLNHVDNMRPFAEVAMNSTRNIFEPAISLSWAKGFDVERYLNVTDEIVSMCAEAGGVSKKKAEKMIILGLKDMAGVCPPRFMRELITAIRAKYPELVIHSHRHYTDGLFVPTMGAAAEAGAHIVDVAIGAAVRWYGQGEVLSTASYIEDEIGLKTHLDKDMIRATNFQLKQIMPYYDRYTAPYFQGIDHDVVRHGMPGGATSSSQEGALKQGYIKLLPYMLKFLEGTRKVVRYHDVTPGSQITWNTAFLAVTGAYKRGGEREVRRLLNILDIVTLCSESELHDLEREARLDLYRDSNDAFRNLLLGKFGKLPLGFPADWVYQSAFGKGWENAIADRTEESPLVTLADVDLESEKEALHARLHRQPTEEEFVMYLNHPGDAIKTIEFCEKFGNINNLPVDVWFEGLEKGEVLNFQGNCKKPHRMRILDISEPDENGMAVIRYVLDSEIMSHQVKVAEPETGGKESTEMADPANEFHVGSPSNGDLWVTHVRPGDRVKVGEELFNISIMKQEKSVLSPIDGTVRRVIKSAKYTEDKKMIPVVEGELIVELGPDAGVCPTCKSDVPGQGYKYCPNCGQKM
- a CDS encoding HD domain-containing protein; the protein is MRFYLVGGAVRDLLLGRDLTDRDYLVTDCTRDEFLRAFPEAQEVGQAFPVFWLFRTEFSFPRAHSLTEELRSRDLTVNAQLLDDDGNLLCHPQGLEDLRNRILRPASDHSFRDDPLRVFRAARFFAQLPDFTPHDELKNAMTRVSDTGLLSSLPADRVGSEVRKALNAPSPGNFLRLLNETNCLSPWFGELEKAAEMAAGPPAHHDSDVLEHTCRIMDSLAGNELRVWMGLCHDLGKTLTPKNKLPRHHGHDHAGIRLAEELTIRLRLPNNLKVAGMKAAKWHMVAARYDELRPGTRVDLLMDTHLSGTLAPLFRLVRADHGLDFEGSAAADLASILQVRLNPEDRNRGRESGQVLRRLRAEALTRKG
- a CDS encoding biotin--[acetyl-CoA-carboxylase] ligase, coding for MLPAGNFISGITPDDVSALHPSWADDVQSHGPWIQDGEMWRGASTGITAIVAVDTCETTMETVRGLVESEVLGDWGALVSGVQTGGRGQLRRPWASLPGNLHASIALPDAPVRGEWAEALAPLLPLVVGYVVCSVLEEQAAGLKIKWPNDILQDGRKVGGMLIEERNGKSILGLGLNLAGFPPEEELREDHSVPAAKMAIPYPSGGPLTLLERLVNRGKSVYEIMLDEIPPTRFIAMVESRLAWMGRTIRVLEGNEAPYEAVVTGLSLGGGLVVLREGDEKVLYSGSISPL